The following proteins are co-located in the Halarcobacter sp. genome:
- the bioV gene encoding pimelyl-ACP methyl ester esterase BioV, which produces MISKFFSGFCLDNEKELFKEYILDKDFCVAGFSYGAIKAFDYVYLKNKRVDTLQLFSPAFFQTMDKKTKRLQLMFFKKDKNSYIKNFLENVVFPENTNINKYLNEGSESQLEELLNYVWDEEKLKELVNKGIKIEVYLGGKDKIIDHEAAKDFFKEFATVYYIKDKGHIL; this is translated from the coding sequence ATGATATCTAAATTTTTTTCAGGTTTTTGTTTAGACAATGAAAAAGAGTTATTTAAAGAGTATATTCTTGATAAGGATTTTTGTGTAGCTGGTTTTTCCTATGGAGCTATAAAAGCTTTTGATTATGTGTATTTAAAAAACAAAAGAGTAGACACTTTACAACTATTTTCTCCCGCTTTTTTTCAAACTATGGATAAAAAAACAAAAAGACTACAACTTATGTTTTTTAAAAAAGATAAAAATAGTTATATTAAAAATTTTTTAGAAAATGTAGTTTTTCCCGAAAATACTAATATTAATAAGTATTTAAATGAGGGTAGTGAATCTCAATTAGAAGAATTATTAAACTATGTTTGGGACGAGGAAAAACTTAAAGAGTTAGTAAACAAAGGTATAAAAATAGAAGTTTATTTAGGTGGCAAAGATAAAATTATAGACCATGAAGCTGCAAAAGATTTTTTTAAAGAGTTTGCTACTGTATATTATATTAAAGATAAAGGACATATATTATGA
- the mog gene encoding molybdopterin adenylyltransferase produces the protein MSENIAKIGIITASDRASKGIYEDISGKAIEDTMNDYLKSPWKPVYRCIEDDQKTIENTMIDLVDKEGCCLVVTTGGTGPAARDVTPEATEAVCDRMMPGFGELMRAESLKFVPTAILSRQTAGLRGSSLIVNLPGKPKSIRECLDAVFPAIPYCIDLMEGPFLECNEEVIKPFRPKKK, from the coding sequence ATGAGTGAAAATATAGCTAAAATAGGTATTATAACTGCAAGTGATAGGGCTAGTAAAGGTATTTATGAAGATATTTCTGGAAAAGCTATTGAAGATACTATGAATGATTATTTAAAATCTCCTTGGAAACCAGTTTATAGATGTATTGAAGATGATCAAAAAACTATTGAGAATACAATGATTGATTTAGTTGATAAAGAAGGTTGTTGTTTAGTTGTTACAACAGGTGGTACAGGACCAGCAGCAAGGGATGTTACTCCTGAAGCGACTGAAGCAGTATGTGATAGAATGATGCCAGGTTTTGGTGAACTTATGAGAGCCGAATCTTTAAAATTTGTTCCAACTGCTATTCTTTCAAGACAAACAGCAGGTCTTAGGGGGAGTTCTTTAATTGTAAATCTTCCAGGAAAACCAAAATCTATTAGAGAGTGTTTAGATGCTGTTTTTCCAGCAATTCCTTATTGCATCGATTTAATGGAGGGACCATTTTTAGAATGTAATGAAGAGGTTATAAAACCATTTAGACCAAAGAAAAAGTAA
- the selB gene encoding selenocysteine-specific translation elongation factor — protein sequence MSNYIIGTCGHIDHGKTALIKALNGFEGDSTKEEKQRGITIDLSFSNMSKGKRNVAFIDVPGHEKLVKNMIAGAFSFDCVMIVVSAAEKIMPQTIEHLEILNLLGVKNAILTVTKKDLVEKDQLENILQEIEEYIKSFDFNLLFSTAVSIYDEKSIENLKEKLFTLDANTKIEENFFRYYVDRIFSLQGAGTIVTGTTLGKPVSLNDKIFICDIKREARIKKLQVHGQEVEVSNISNRTAINLSGIKKEDIKKGFIISKKGYLRGFNTIDISFKTLKTKKLKHNTNYSIFIGSKKVEAKVLLFNNQNELESGFATLKLKDDIFSIYNEKLIIRQGNITIAGAIVLNPIVDPMKKTQKLELLEALKSKNIQEAYKILIKAHKKGLGLISSAQRFALSHEKALEYAKNIDDIFIDEKALVIYPLTTKEIIKEFILNIYKKNQFALLSNQSISLRLKWASESFIQTVLDELEKDGILKKDKNLYKNPNIITDIKESLETFILKRFEEEDITPTAPYNIYDEMDLDRKTGDDILKSLCSKKVLVRLQHNIFIHAQSLTNIISEMKNIIKEDGYINIKNFKEKYPISRKYLISYLDYLDNFPEIKKEEDKRVFV from the coding sequence ATGAGTAATTATATTATAGGAACTTGCGGACATATTGATCATGGAAAAACTGCTTTGATAAAAGCATTAAATGGTTTTGAAGGGGATAGTACAAAAGAGGAAAAACAAAGAGGTATCACTATTGATTTAAGTTTTTCTAATATGAGTAAAGGAAAAAGAAATGTTGCCTTTATTGATGTTCCTGGACATGAAAAATTAGTAAAAAATATGATTGCTGGTGCATTTAGTTTTGATTGTGTAATGATAGTTGTTAGTGCAGCTGAAAAAATAATGCCTCAAACAATAGAACATCTAGAGATATTAAATCTTTTAGGTGTAAAAAATGCTATTCTTACTGTTACAAAAAAAGATTTAGTAGAAAAGGATCAACTAGAAAATATTCTACAAGAGATTGAAGAGTATATAAAAAGTTTTGATTTTAATCTTCTTTTTTCTACTGCGGTGTCAATATATGATGAAAAATCTATTGAAAATTTAAAAGAAAAACTTTTCACTTTAGATGCAAATACTAAAATTGAAGAAAACTTTTTTAGATATTATGTAGATAGAATATTTTCTTTACAAGGTGCAGGTACTATTGTAACAGGTACCACACTTGGAAAACCAGTATCCTTAAATGACAAGATTTTTATTTGTGATATAAAAAGAGAAGCAAGAATAAAAAAACTCCAAGTTCATGGTCAAGAGGTTGAAGTTTCTAATATCTCAAACAGAACTGCAATTAATCTATCTGGAATAAAAAAAGAGGATATTAAAAAAGGTTTTATTATCTCAAAAAAAGGGTATCTAAGAGGTTTTAATACAATTGATATCTCATTTAAGACGCTTAAAACTAAAAAATTAAAACATAATACAAACTACTCAATATTTATTGGTTCAAAAAAAGTTGAAGCAAAAGTATTACTATTTAATAATCAAAATGAACTAGAATCTGGATTTGCAACGCTAAAACTAAAGGATGATATATTTTCAATCTACAATGAAAAACTAATAATAAGACAAGGAAATATTACAATTGCTGGTGCAATTGTTTTAAATCCTATTGTTGACCCTATGAAAAAAACCCAAAAGTTAGAACTTTTAGAAGCACTTAAAAGTAAAAATATACAAGAAGCTTATAAGATTTTGATAAAAGCACATAAAAAAGGTTTAGGGCTTATCTCTTCTGCGCAAAGATTTGCATTAAGCCATGAAAAAGCTTTAGAGTATGCAAAAAATATAGATGATATTTTTATTGATGAAAAAGCTCTCGTAATCTATCCTTTAACAACTAAAGAGATTATAAAAGAGTTTATTCTAAATATATACAAAAAAAATCAATTTGCGCTACTTTCTAATCAGTCCATTTCTTTAAGATTAAAATGGGCAAGTGAAAGTTTTATTCAAACAGTTTTAGATGAACTAGAAAAAGATGGGATTTTAAAAAAAGACAAAAACCTTTATAAAAATCCAAATATAATAACAGATATAAAAGAATCTCTTGAAACATTTATCCTAAAAAGATTTGAAGAAGAAGATATCACCCCAACAGCTCCATATAATATTTATGATGAGATGGATTTAGATAGAAAAACTGGTGATGATATTTTGAAATCTTTGTGTTCAAAGAAAGTACTAGTAAGACTTCAACATAATATATTTATCCATGCACAAAGCCTTACAAATATTATTAGTGAGATGAAAAATATTATAAAAGAGGATGGATATATAAATATAAAAAACTTTAAAGAGAAATATCCAATTAGTAGAAAATATTTAATTAGCTATTTAGATTATTTAGATAATTTTCCTGAAATAAAAAAAGAAGAAGATAAAAGAGTCTTTGTATAA
- a CDS encoding heavy metal-associated domain-containing protein, translating into MKICFLILLISLSVYASKVSIIKVEGMHCPLCTTAVKKAIKTLDGIEKVSIRLNTKKVKVIYKDNVLLNDILATIKTTSYEGVEISTEKLILK; encoded by the coding sequence ATGAAAATTTGTTTTTTAATACTACTTATTTCACTTTCTGTATATGCATCAAAAGTTTCAATTATAAAAGTTGAGGGTATGCATTGTCCACTTTGTACTACAGCTGTTAAAAAAGCTATAAAGACTTTAGATGGGATTGAGAAGGTTTCAATAAGACTTAATACAAAAAAAGTAAAAGTAATTTATAAAGATAATGTTCTACTTAATGACATTTTAGCTACAATAAAAACTACATCTTATGAGGGTGTTGAAATCTCTACAGAAAAACTTATATTAAAATAA
- a CDS encoding AAA family ATPase — MKQREIKMSQNSNNKLDKNMKLMGLSAIVLLVLFLYTLYKSSDHIQTNSYYFGIIFLLFLLAFAIFAKYKQKSLQKFLKINPKNTKQSFSEELSTAQDTTEETTNSNIIAVNSNITFKDIAGISEVKGELEEVVEFLNDPSKYLNYGVKLPKGVLLVGPPGVGKTLIARAVAGEADVPFFYQSGASFVQIYVGMGAKKVRELFMKAKASAPAIVFIDEIDAIGKKRGGKTNDERESTLNELLTQMDGFEGDSGVIVIAATNKIEVLDEALLRAGRFDRRVFLNLPNIDDRKKILQLYLKAKHYEFDLDILAQQTSGFSSAALATLINEALLNMIKRDSKILQDIDIELAKNKLEFGKKETQILNEEQKEILSIYQASKAFITKSKVSLFDEKVTIVDSIYPSYKELLENIKRYLSGTIGVEVIKKQKYAVRKQDLQKAYELAKQIVDEYKMAKDIDSLIEDVSNSLRSELSENSAEIIRLKEIMLKNEVIVEDDI, encoded by the coding sequence ATGAAGCAAAGAGAGATAAAAATGTCGCAGAATTCAAATAATAAACTTGATAAAAACATGAAGCTTATGGGCTTATCGGCAATCGTTTTATTAGTACTATTTTTATATACACTTTATAAGAGTAGTGACCATATTCAAACAAATTCATATTATTTTGGAATAATATTTTTACTTTTTTTACTTGCATTTGCAATATTTGCAAAATATAAACAAAAAAGTTTACAAAAATTTTTAAAAATAAATCCTAAAAATACAAAACAATCTTTTTCTGAGGAATTATCTACAGCACAAGATACAACAGAAGAGACTACTAATTCAAATATCATTGCAGTAAATTCAAATATTACTTTTAAAGATATTGCAGGAATTAGTGAAGTAAAAGGTGAGTTAGAAGAGGTTGTTGAATTTTTAAATGACCCAAGTAAATATTTAAACTATGGAGTTAAACTTCCAAAAGGTGTACTTTTAGTTGGACCTCCAGGAGTTGGTAAAACCCTTATTGCAAGGGCAGTTGCGGGGGAAGCTGATGTTCCATTTTTTTATCAAAGTGGTGCAAGTTTTGTTCAAATCTATGTGGGAATGGGTGCAAAAAAAGTGCGAGAACTTTTTATGAAAGCAAAAGCTTCAGCACCTGCTATTGTATTTATTGATGAGATTGATGCAATTGGTAAAAAAAGAGGTGGCAAAACAAATGATGAAAGGGAATCAACTTTAAATGAACTTTTAACACAAATGGATGGATTTGAAGGTGATTCAGGTGTTATTGTTATTGCTGCTACAAACAAAATAGAAGTTTTAGATGAAGCACTACTTAGAGCTGGAAGATTTGATAGAAGAGTATTTTTAAATCTTCCAAATATTGATGATAGAAAAAAGATTTTACAGTTATATTTGAAAGCTAAACATTATGAGTTTGATTTGGATATTTTAGCTCAGCAAACTTCAGGTTTTAGTTCAGCAGCTTTAGCAACTTTGATAAATGAAGCCTTATTAAATATGATTAAAAGAGATTCAAAAATTCTTCAAGATATTGATATTGAATTAGCTAAAAATAAACTAGAATTTGGGAAAAAAGAGACTCAAATTTTAAATGAAGAACAAAAAGAGATTTTGAGTATTTATCAGGCAAGTAAAGCTTTTATAACAAAATCAAAAGTAAGCCTTTTTGATGAAAAAGTAACTATTGTTGATTCTATTTATCCTTCATATAAAGAACTTCTAGAAAATATAAAAAGGTATCTTTCTGGAACAATTGGTGTTGAAGTTATAAAAAAACAAAAATATGCAGTACGTAAGCAAGATTTACAAAAAGCATATGAACTTGCAAAACAAATTGTAGATGAATACAAAATGGCTAAAGATATTGATAGTTTAATTGAAGATGTAAGTAATTCCTTGCGTTCTGAACTTTCAGAAAACTCCGCTGAGATAATTAGATTAAAAGAGATAATGCTAAAAAATGAGGTTATTGTAGAAGATGATATCTAA
- the selA gene encoding L-seryl-tRNA(Sec) selenium transferase produces the protein MILLKSIPKIDKFVSNKAFEDYSKTLITSISKDVIQKLRKDILNENIDSFNEEELIKEVKNEYKNITSSSLKKVINATGVIIHTNLGRSLIDKDAFDRVKAIATSYNNLEYDLKDGKRGERYAHISKVVKKLLGCEDVLIVNNNASAVFLILNTFAKNMEVVVSRGELVEIGGSFRIPDVMNSSGAILKEIGTTNKTHEEDYLNAINENTSILMKVHKSNYTIEGFSKEVEFKKIIEIANENELIDYYDMGSGHIVDLPYGLQDKEPSVLDYMKYNPSLLSFSGDKLLGSVQAGIIVGKKKYIDELKKNQLLRMLRVDKLTLALLEDSMKSLLLNQKENIPTMKMLFKSQNELKQKAQELKQMIDKYCDCTILETKTVIGGGTTPNKKIPSIAISINLNNYKPNKIEKLFRNKNIIGRIEDEKFLLDLRTIQDDELNTIKLKIEEIINE, from the coding sequence ATGATTTTACTTAAGTCTATTCCAAAAATAGATAAATTTGTTTCAAATAAAGCATTTGAAGATTACTCAAAAACTCTTATAACTTCTATTTCAAAAGATGTCATACAAAAACTAAGAAAAGATATTTTAAATGAAAACATAGACTCATTTAATGAAGAAGAATTGATTAAAGAAGTAAAAAATGAATATAAAAACATCACCTCTTCTTCTCTAAAAAAAGTTATAAATGCTACAGGAGTAATAATCCATACAAATTTAGGTAGAAGCTTAATAGACAAAGATGCTTTTGATAGAGTTAAAGCTATAGCTACGTCATATAACAATTTAGAATATGATTTAAAAGATGGGAAAAGAGGGGAAAGATATGCTCACATATCAAAAGTTGTAAAAAAACTTTTAGGATGTGAAGATGTTCTTATAGTAAATAACAATGCAAGTGCAGTTTTTTTGATTTTAAATACCTTTGCTAAGAATATGGAAGTTGTTGTAAGTCGTGGTGAACTTGTAGAGATTGGTGGTAGTTTTAGAATACCTGATGTTATGAATAGCAGTGGAGCTATTTTAAAAGAGATTGGAACTACAAATAAAACCCATGAAGAAGATTACCTAAATGCAATCAATGAAAACACTTCAATACTAATGAAAGTTCATAAATCCAACTATACTATCGAAGGCTTTAGTAAAGAAGTAGAGTTTAAAAAGATTATTGAAATTGCAAATGAAAATGAACTAATAGATTATTATGATATGGGAAGTGGTCACATAGTTGATTTACCATATGGATTACAAGATAAAGAACCTTCTGTATTAGATTATATGAAATATAATCCTTCATTGTTAAGTTTCTCAGGGGATAAACTTTTAGGTTCAGTTCAAGCAGGGATAATTGTTGGAAAGAAAAAATATATTGATGAATTAAAAAAGAATCAACTCTTAAGAATGTTAAGAGTTGATAAACTTACTTTAGCATTATTAGAAGATAGTATGAAATCATTGCTTTTAAATCAAAAAGAGAATATTCCTACTATGAAAATGCTTTTTAAATCACAAAATGAATTAAAACAAAAAGCCCAAGAATTAAAACAAATGATAGATAAATATTGTGATTGTACTATTTTAGAAACAAAAACAGTAATAGGTGGTGGAACAACACCAAATAAAAAAATCCCATCAATTGCAATAAGTATAAATTTAAATAACTATAAGCCAAATAAAATTGAAAAACTTTTTAGAAATAAAAATATTATTGGAAGAATTGAAGATGAAAAATTTTTATTAGACTTAAGAACAATTCAAGATGATGAATTAAACACTATAAAACTAAAAATTGAAGAGATTATAAATGAGTAA
- the selD gene encoding selenide, water dikinase SelD, translating to MNNDEYKLTKFVQAAGUAAKLGPGDLKQTISNLVPCDDRVLVGFDTSDDACVYKLNDEEALVQTLDFITPVVDDPYIYGKIAAANSLSDIFAMGAEVKTALNIVGFDRKNHEKEALGEILRGGNEKIKECGGLLMGGHTIEAPEMFYGLSVSGMIHPDKIYRNNAAKIGHVLVLTKPLGMGILTTAIKRDLISESTKNEAIKIMESLNYLPSKILREYDVSSCTDITGFGLLGHALESTSDLTSFAIHCGIVPVIKDAQEFAEQGVVPGGTKRNMKYLEDKTTIMCPTSKCYQIYCDAQTSGGLLIAMDKNDAKEYIKKVEELTFGYATIIGEVIPRGVTPLIVY from the coding sequence ATGAATAATGATGAATATAAACTAACAAAATTTGTTCAAGCTGCTGGTTGAGCTGCTAAATTAGGTCCGGGTGATCTAAAACAAACTATTAGCAACTTAGTACCATGCGATGACAGAGTTCTTGTTGGATTTGATACAAGTGATGATGCTTGTGTTTATAAACTAAATGATGAAGAAGCATTAGTTCAAACACTAGATTTTATTACACCTGTAGTTGATGACCCATATATTTATGGGAAAATTGCTGCTGCAAACTCTCTTTCTGATATATTTGCAATGGGTGCAGAAGTAAAAACTGCACTAAATATTGTAGGTTTTGATAGAAAAAACCATGAGAAAGAAGCTTTAGGAGAGATATTAAGAGGTGGAAACGAAAAAATAAAAGAGTGTGGTGGATTACTTATGGGTGGACATACAATTGAAGCTCCTGAGATGTTTTATGGTCTTTCTGTTTCAGGGATGATACATCCTGATAAAATTTATAGAAACAATGCAGCAAAGATTGGACATGTTTTAGTTTTAACAAAACCTTTAGGTATGGGTATATTAACTACAGCTATTAAAAGAGACTTAATTAGTGAATCAACGAAAAATGAAGCAATAAAAATAATGGAGTCTTTAAATTATCTTCCATCAAAAATATTAAGAGAATATGATGTAAGTTCTTGTACAGATATTACAGGTTTTGGTCTTTTAGGTCATGCCCTTGAATCAACATCAGATTTAACCTCTTTTGCAATACATTGTGGAATAGTTCCAGTTATTAAAGATGCACAAGAGTTTGCTGAACAAGGGGTTGTTCCAGGAGGAACAAAAAGAAATATGAAATATCTAGAGGATAAAACAACTATTATGTGCCCTACTTCTAAATGTTATCAAATCTATTGTGATGCACAAACTTCAGGTGGACTGTTAATTGCTATGGATAAAAATGATGCTAAAGAGTATATTAAAAAAGTTGAAGAATTAACTTTTGGTTATGCTACTATTATTGGGGAAGTTATACCTAGAGGAGTTACACCTCTTATAGTTTATTAA
- a CDS encoding SLC13 family permease produces MKKYLFTIILTFGAYFFASFAFNTQHSILLAIIVFLVTLWTNEALPIGVVSLLPIVLFPSFDILSTNATTINYSKSIIFLFLGGFIIAIATQKTELHKYISNKLLTLFPNTPRGILFSLAITSAFLSSLISNTTTALLLIPIAMFLTDNTKLKMRLVLAIAYGASIGGIVTPIGTPPNLILLGFMDHHSLEAIPFVKWIFLTAPLAFVMLLIIPLFLSFGVNDIKFDTELSHKEDLTTDQRRLLYILGSLVVLLLVNSKIEPYYSGLGLNEKGILLSYGLLMLVPKIGFLEWDDMKKIPYEIIFLFGAGFSIAAAFSSTGLAQEIANYLLELTNLPVLVLILLVASLITFTTEITSNTALISIALPIIYSLSNVTNIDTTLILLVATICASYAFMLPIATPPNAIAMSSGAVKVKDMAKFGIVFNILGILCVTATALLYWQYAL; encoded by the coding sequence ATGAAAAAATATTTATTTACAATTATTTTGACATTTGGAGCTTATTTTTTTGCAAGCTTTGCATTTAATACTCAACACTCAATACTTTTAGCGATAATTGTATTTCTTGTTACATTATGGACAAATGAAGCTTTACCTATAGGAGTTGTATCTTTACTTCCTATTGTACTTTTCCCTAGTTTTGATATCTTAAGTACCAATGCTACAACAATAAACTATTCAAAGTCTATCATTTTTCTATTTTTAGGTGGTTTTATAATTGCAATTGCTACACAAAAAACAGAATTACACAAGTATATTTCAAACAAATTATTAACTTTGTTTCCAAATACACCAAGGGGAATACTTTTTTCACTTGCAATCACTTCTGCATTTTTAAGTTCACTTATTTCAAATACTACAACTGCATTGTTGTTAATCCCTATTGCAATGTTTTTAACAGATAATACAAAACTAAAAATGAGACTTGTTTTAGCTATTGCATATGGAGCAAGTATTGGTGGAATTGTTACACCAATTGGTACACCTCCAAATTTGATTTTATTAGGTTTTATGGATCATCATTCCCTTGAAGCTATACCATTTGTAAAATGGATATTTTTAACTGCACCTTTAGCTTTTGTTATGTTATTGATTATCCCTTTATTTTTATCTTTTGGGGTAAATGATATTAAGTTTGATACTGAATTATCACACAAAGAGGATTTAACAACGGATCAAAGAAGATTATTGTATATTTTAGGTTCATTGGTTGTTTTACTTTTAGTTAATTCAAAAATAGAACCTTACTATTCTGGACTTGGGTTAAATGAAAAAGGGATATTATTAAGTTATGGACTATTAATGTTAGTTCCAAAAATAGGGTTTCTTGAATGGGATGATATGAAAAAAATCCCTTATGAAATAATCTTTCTTTTTGGTGCGGGTTTTTCAATTGCAGCAGCATTCTCTTCAACAGGTCTTGCTCAAGAGATAGCAAATTATCTTTTAGAATTGACAAATTTACCAGTACTTGTTTTAATATTACTTGTAGCTTCATTAATCACTTTTACAACAGAGATTACTTCAAATACAGCCTTAATCTCAATTGCTTTACCAATTATATATTCATTAAGTAATGTGACAAATATTGATACTACACTTATCCTTCTCGTTGCAACAATTTGTGCTTCTTATGCTTTTATGTTACCTATTGCAACCCCTCCAAATGCAATTGCAATGAGTAGTGGAGCTGTAAAAGTAAAAGATATGGCAAAGTTTGGAATAGTGTTTAATATTTTAGGTATCCTTTGTGTTACAGCAACTGCTTTATTATATTGGCAGTATGCTCTATAA
- a CDS encoding GyrI-like domain-containing protein produces the protein MKKKDTRNEHKQRINEVQYHIYKYLFTKLTIEDLAKISSYSVYHFQRIFKEITTKSVVTYIKDLRLECAANFLIFNPSSTITDIAYNCGFKSSATFSNEFKKQYNCSPTQWRETEYKNYQSSKCTLNDREIDFSQIQIKNLSEVKIAYMRHMGFDKTIKTGWQKFLYLLEKDFGISDGKMMAVHHSNPNITSLEDYRYIACVDLEGRKITPKGDIGLCSISGGLFATIRFQGVCEDALTLYKKMYYEWLPSSEYEALETSASVLYYKNNYLDEKDEFDMEFRVPIKYK, from the coding sequence ATGAAAAAGAAAGATACTAGAAATGAACACAAACAAAGGATTAATGAAGTTCAATACCATATTTACAAATATTTATTCACAAAACTTACAATTGAAGATTTAGCAAAAATTTCCTCATATTCTGTATATCATTTTCAACGAATATTTAAAGAGATTACTACAAAAAGTGTAGTTACTTACATCAAAGATTTAAGACTTGAATGTGCAGCAAATTTTTTAATTTTTAATCCAAGTTCAACAATTACTGATATAGCTTATAATTGTGGTTTTAAATCTTCTGCAACTTTCAGTAATGAGTTTAAAAAACAATATAATTGTTCACCTACACAATGGAGGGAAACTGAATATAAAAACTATCAATCAAGCAAATGTACTTTAAATGATAGAGAGATAGACTTCTCCCAAATACAAATAAAAAATTTATCTGAAGTAAAAATTGCATATATGAGACATATGGGATTTGATAAAACTATAAAAACAGGGTGGCAAAAGTTTTTATATCTATTAGAAAAGGATTTTGGAATAAGTGATGGAAAGATGATGGCTGTACATCATAGTAATCCAAATATCACATCTTTAGAAGATTATAGATATATTGCTTGTGTAGATTTAGAAGGTAGAAAGATAACTCCAAAAGGTGATATAGGTTTATGCTCAATTTCAGGTGGACTTTTTGCAACAATTCGTTTTCAGGGTGTATGTGAAGATGCTTTAACTTTGTATAAGAAGATGTATTATGAATGGCTTCCTAGCAGTGAATATGAAGCTTTGGAAACTTCTGCTAGTGTATTATATTATAAAAACAATTATCTTGATGAAAAAGATGAATTTGATATGGAGTTTAGAGTTCCTATAAAGTATAAATAG
- a CDS encoding transglutaminase family protein yields the protein MERRNFLKSSALLSTTVLINPSFAFAKTEKNPFGIKDGFRKFTIKNNYKLEASNEVTQLWVPIPLTSKYQELVDIKFDGNYEKAEIVKNPYDTKVLYVNWVKSDKERVLNVTFDVITNQKSLDLSKADNKETYSEEVKVYLEPTKHIPVTEKITALANNITKDAKTPLEKAQAIYDWTVTTMYRDNSVVGCGLGDAGKAIEEKIYGGKCTDISSVFVALLRNANIPAREVFGIRAGKSKISKVCGKADENGFAKITGGQHCRAEFFISGLGWVPADPADVTKVRLGEKLTNESEKTIQTKKFMFGSWEMNWVAFNYARDFVLNPKPTQYPLNMLGYPYAEIGEDVQNYYDAKSFAYSYTSQENI from the coding sequence ATGGAAAGAAGAAACTTTCTTAAAAGTTCAGCACTACTTTCAACTACAGTGCTAATTAACCCTAGTTTTGCATTTGCAAAAACTGAAAAAAATCCTTTTGGAATAAAAGATGGATTTAGAAAATTCACAATCAAAAATAATTATAAACTTGAAGCAAGTAATGAAGTGACTCAACTTTGGGTTCCAATTCCATTAACATCTAAATATCAAGAATTAGTCGATATAAAATTTGATGGGAATTATGAAAAAGCAGAAATTGTTAAAAATCCTTATGATACAAAAGTTCTTTATGTTAACTGGGTAAAAAGTGATAAAGAAAGAGTATTAAATGTTACTTTTGATGTTATTACAAATCAGAAAAGTCTTGATTTATCAAAAGCTGATAACAAAGAAACATATAGTGAAGAAGTAAAAGTATATTTAGAGCCAACTAAGCATATTCCTGTTACAGAAAAAATTACTGCTTTAGCAAATAATATTACAAAAGATGCTAAAACACCATTAGAGAAAGCACAAGCAATTTATGATTGGACAGTAACTACAATGTATAGAGATAATAGTGTTGTAGGTTGTGGACTTGGAGATGCAGGTAAAGCAATTGAAGAAAAAATCTATGGTGGGAAATGTACAGATATTAGTTCTGTATTTGTTGCACTTTTAAGAAATGCAAATATTCCAGCAAGGGAAGTATTTGGTATTAGAGCAGGTAAATCTAAAATCTCAAAAGTTTGTGGAAAAGCAGATGAAAACGGATTTGCAAAAATTACTGGTGGTCAACATTGTAGAGCAGAATTCTTTATTAGTGGTTTAGGTTGGGTTCCAGCTGATCCAGCAGATGTTACAAAAGTAAGGTTGGGTGAAAAATTAACAAATGAGTCTGAAAAAACTATCCAGACTAAAAAATTTATGTTTGGATCATGGGAAATGAATTGGGTTGCTTTTAATTATGCTAGAGATTTTGTATTAAATCCTAAACCAACACAATATCCTTTAAATATGTTAGGATATCCTTATGCTGAAATTGGTGAAGATGTACAAAACTATTATGATGCAAAATCGTTTGCATATAGTTATACTTCACAAGAAAATATATGA